Genomic window (Psychromonas sp. L1A2):
ACGTTCACGCTCTTCTGGAGCATTATCGATTGCAGAGAAATCACGGATGTCGCCACCGAATTTCTTAGTTAATACAGCAGAGATTGCAGCTGTTAAAGTAGTTTTACCATGGTCAACGTGGCCAATTGTACCTACGTTTACATGTGGTTTATTACGTTCAAATTTTTCTTTAGACACAGTGTGTACCTTCTTTATCAGTAAATACCTCTCCACATGCCATCACATGGAAAGGCGTTAGTTTAATTTATTTTTTATTTCGCTTCAATAATTGCGTTAGCAATTTTTTTAGGCGCATCGGCATATTCTAAAAACTCCATCGAATAAGATGCACGACCTTGCGTTGCTGAACGAACTGCGGTTGCATAACCGAACATTTCAGACAGCGGTACTTTAGCATGTACGATCTTAACGCCACCAGGGCCATCGTCCATTCCATCTATAATACCACGACGACTATTAAGATCGCCAACAACAGTGCCCATCCAATCTTCTGGAGTAGTTACTTCCACTTTCATCACAGGTTCAAGAATTGTTGCATCAGCTTTTAATGCCCCATCTCTAAAACCCATCATACCAGCAATTTTAAATGCCATTTCGCTAGAGTCAACCTCATGGTAAGAACCATTTAGTAAAGTGACTCGTACGTCAAGCATTGGGTACCCAGCAAGCACACCTTGGTTCATTTGTTCTTCACAGCCTTTGCTCACCGCTGGAATGTATTCTTTAGGGAAAACATTCGCAGCCATTTCATTCACAAATTCAAAACCAGCACCACTTTCCAGCGGTTCTAATCTTAGTTGGACATGGCCATAATGGCTAGGTCCTTCGCCTTGACGAATAAATTTACCTTCAACCTCAACCGTTTTACGGATGGTTTCACGGTATGCAACTTGAGGATTACCCACGTTACAGTTAACAGAAAACTCACGACGCATACGATCGACTATAATATCTAGGTGAAGTTCACCCATACCAGAGATCAGTATTTGTCCAGACTCTTCATTCGTTTCAACACGAAATGAAGGATCTTCAGCAGATAGTTTTTCTAGTGCTAGCGCTAATTTATCTTGGTCGGCCTTGGTTTTAGGCTCAACCGCAATTTGAATAACCGGTTCAGGGAAATCCATACGCTCAAGAATAATATTCTGTCCAGCAACACAAAGCGTATCCCCTGTAGTGACGTCTTTAAGACCGATCACGGCGGCGATGTCACCGGCGCGAACTTCTTTGACTTCCTTACGTTCGTTAGCATGCATCTGTACGATACGTCCTAAACGCTCTTTTTTGCCTTTAATAGGAATAAAAACTTGTTCACCAGCCTTAACTACGCCGGAGTAAACTCGCATAAAGGTTAACGTACCCACGAATGGGTCAGTAGCAACTTTAAATGCAAGTGCAGCAAATGGTGCATCATCTGAAGCAGGACATTCAATCTCTTGATCATTGTGTCCATTGATAGCTTTAATCGCTTCAACTTCCACTGGAGAAGGTAAATAATCGATTACCGCATCTAACACTGCTTGCACACCTTTATTTTTAAAGGCGCTGCCACACGTTGCTAGGACGATCTCGTTATTTAACGTACGAATACGTAAACCTGCTTTGACTTCTTCTTCTGAAAGCTCACCTTCTTCAAGGTATTTTTCCATTAGTTCATCATTTGCTTCTGCAGCTGCTTCTACTAGTTCTTCGTGCAAAACTTGCGCGTGTTCTAATAGTTCAGCAGGAATGTCATCATATTTAAATGTCATTCCTTGATCTGCATCGTTCCAATCAATCGCTTTCATTTTAATGAGGTCGATAACTCCGCGAAAGTTTTCTTCTGTTCCAATATTCAGATGAATAGGAACACAAGTAGCGCCTAAGCGAGTTCGAATTTGCTCAAGTACAGATTCAAAATCAGCGCCTGTTCTATCCATCTTGTTAACAAATACAATACGCGGAACGTGGTATTTATTAGCTTGACGCCAAACAGTTTCTGATTGAGGTTCTACACCTGACGAGCCACAAAATACAACTACAGCACCATCTAACACACGTAATGAACGTTCAACTTCAATAGTGAAGTCTACATGTCCAGGGGTATCGATGATATTGATGCGGTGTTGCTCATACTGGTTTTGCATGCCCTGCCAGAAAGTAGTAGTCGCAGCGGATGTGATAGTAATACCACGTTCCTGCTCCTGCTCCATCCAGTCCATTGTTGCTGCACCATCATGTACTTCACCAATTCGGTGAGATACGCCAGTGTAGAACAATACACGCT
Coding sequences:
- the fusA gene encoding elongation factor G, with amino-acid sequence MSRTTPIERYRNIGIVAHVDAGKTTTTERVLFYTGVSHRIGEVHDGAATMDWMEQEQERGITITSAATTTFWQGMQNQYEQHRINIIDTPGHVDFTIEVERSLRVLDGAVVVFCGSSGVEPQSETVWRQANKYHVPRIVFVNKMDRTGADFESVLEQIRTRLGATCVPIHLNIGTEENFRGVIDLIKMKAIDWNDADQGMTFKYDDIPAELLEHAQVLHEELVEAAAEANDELMEKYLEEGELSEEEVKAGLRIRTLNNEIVLATCGSAFKNKGVQAVLDAVIDYLPSPVEVEAIKAINGHNDQEIECPASDDAPFAALAFKVATDPFVGTLTFMRVYSGVVKAGEQVFIPIKGKKERLGRIVQMHANERKEVKEVRAGDIAAVIGLKDVTTGDTLCVAGQNIILERMDFPEPVIQIAVEPKTKADQDKLALALEKLSAEDPSFRVETNEESGQILISGMGELHLDIIVDRMRREFSVNCNVGNPQVAYRETIRKTVEVEGKFIRQGEGPSHYGHVQLRLEPLESGAGFEFVNEMAANVFPKEYIPAVSKGCEEQMNQGVLAGYPMLDVRVTLLNGSYHEVDSSEMAFKIAGMMGFRDGALKADATILEPVMKVEVTTPEDWMGTVVGDLNSRRGIIDGMDDGPGGVKIVHAKVPLSEMFGYATAVRSATQGRASYSMEFLEYADAPKKIANAIIEAK